One part of the Rhodococcus oxybenzonivorans genome encodes these proteins:
- a CDS encoding GMC oxidoreductase — MSEFNRRSFLVGAATAGVALTTPRIAGAASGIAARVNRVPVIREDHRVIVIGSGFGGGVTALRLAEAGVPVLVLERGLRWPTGPNADTFPDPLAPDKRMLWHQSAPELFGKPAVFDPYAGLLEAVPGENMTTLCAAGVGGGSLIYQGMTLQPSEAVFNSHFPEDLDWTMMNRVHYPRVARMLQLAVAPDELIASPNYLAPRVFAQNVERAGLPLMKIPMPVDWNYALDELRGVMNPSYTNSAGTFGVNNGGKHSVDVTYIAAAESTGLVTVEVLHQVTDVERAKDGRWTVYVDRTDTSGKVLENKVLTTNALVMAAGSMGTTRLLMRAAAAGRISDMPVGLGGGWGTNADRIYVWTNLEREFGPVQGGPVVYGSLNWDDPASAHTVIQASIPTLGVDARSTMLVGYGVSEGRGHFAYDSATDDAVLHWPRDGDSVIQDRHIGPTVHKIAGPAGVLTDTNALFPSTWHPLGGAAMGSVCDLEGRVHGQRGLYVLDGALMPGNTAACNPSMTIAAVAERALDHIVARDVGTVI; from the coding sequence GTGTCCGAGTTCAATCGTCGATCCTTTCTTGTTGGCGCTGCCACCGCGGGCGTCGCGCTGACGACGCCGCGGATCGCCGGAGCCGCCTCCGGCATAGCAGCCCGGGTAAATAGGGTGCCGGTCATCCGCGAGGATCACCGCGTGATCGTGATCGGGTCTGGATTCGGCGGGGGAGTCACCGCCTTGCGGCTGGCCGAGGCAGGTGTCCCGGTCCTCGTTCTCGAGCGTGGACTTCGTTGGCCCACCGGTCCGAATGCAGACACGTTTCCCGATCCCCTTGCGCCCGATAAGCGAATGCTCTGGCATCAGTCCGCTCCGGAGTTGTTCGGCAAGCCAGCGGTGTTCGACCCGTATGCCGGCTTGCTCGAGGCGGTTCCCGGCGAGAACATGACGACGTTGTGCGCGGCGGGGGTGGGCGGAGGTTCTCTGATTTATCAGGGGATGACCCTGCAGCCGTCGGAGGCCGTATTCAATTCGCATTTCCCTGAGGACCTGGACTGGACGATGATGAACCGGGTGCACTACCCGCGGGTCGCGCGAATGCTGCAACTTGCCGTGGCCCCTGACGAACTTATCGCCAGCCCGAATTATCTGGCCCCGAGAGTGTTTGCGCAGAACGTGGAGCGTGCGGGACTCCCGCTGATGAAAATTCCGATGCCGGTCGATTGGAACTACGCGCTGGACGAGCTTCGCGGCGTAATGAATCCGTCGTATACCAACAGTGCCGGCACCTTCGGGGTCAACAACGGCGGCAAACATTCGGTGGATGTGACGTACATCGCCGCCGCGGAATCGACCGGCCTGGTAACGGTGGAGGTCCTTCACCAGGTGACCGACGTCGAGCGGGCCAAGGACGGTCGTTGGACGGTGTATGTGGACCGGACCGACACGTCCGGCAAGGTACTCGAGAACAAAGTCTTGACCACGAATGCGCTCGTGATGGCCGCGGGCAGCATGGGCACCACTAGGCTTTTGATGCGTGCCGCGGCGGCGGGCAGAATTTCGGACATGCCGGTCGGGCTCGGCGGTGGGTGGGGCACCAATGCCGACCGCATCTACGTCTGGACCAACCTGGAAAGAGAATTCGGTCCCGTGCAGGGCGGACCCGTTGTGTATGGCAGCTTGAATTGGGACGATCCGGCGTCCGCCCACACCGTCATCCAGGCGTCGATTCCCACACTCGGTGTCGACGCTCGTAGCACCATGCTGGTCGGATATGGGGTCAGCGAGGGACGCGGCCACTTCGCGTACGACTCGGCCACGGACGACGCGGTCCTACACTGGCCGAGGGATGGCGATTCAGTAATCCAGGATCGTCACATCGGGCCGACCGTACACAAGATCGCCGGTCCGGCAGGTGTTCTCACCGATACCAATGCGCTGTTTCCGTCTACATGGCATCCGCTCGGTGGTGCGGCCATGGGTTCGGTCTGCGACCTCGAGGGCCGCGTCCACGGCCAGCGGGGGCTGTATGTGCTCGACGGTGCGCTGATGCCAGGGAACACTGCGGCGTGCAACCCGTCGATGACGATCGCTGCCGTGGCCGAGCGCGCGCTCGATCACATCGTCGCCCGAGACGTCGGTACGGTGATCTGA
- a CDS encoding SDR family oxidoreductase, producing the protein MPTPTVFITGAAAGIGRSTALEFSCAGYLVGAYDIDATGLASLKEAITSAGGRVVTGVLDVTDPEQWEKRLKEFDAEAGGRLDILVNNAGILVAGRFEEMPLELHKRQIDINVNGVVYGTHAAFPYLKATPGAQVINLCSASAIYGQPELATYGATKFAVRGITEALDLEWAEYDISVKAMWPLFVNTAMTAGVSTGTTNSLGIKLSADDVSASIFKATRPSKRPYHKVHFPVGLQSKALSLGSRFSPAWLTREVNRRLSHT; encoded by the coding sequence ATGCCCACTCCAACAGTCTTCATCACCGGCGCTGCAGCCGGGATCGGACGTTCCACCGCCCTCGAATTCTCCTGCGCCGGATACCTCGTCGGTGCCTACGACATCGACGCGACGGGCCTCGCCTCGTTGAAGGAGGCGATCACGTCCGCCGGTGGGCGCGTCGTCACAGGAGTTCTGGACGTCACCGACCCCGAGCAGTGGGAGAAGCGCCTCAAAGAGTTCGACGCCGAAGCGGGTGGTCGCCTCGATATCCTCGTCAACAATGCCGGCATTCTGGTCGCGGGCCGGTTCGAGGAAATGCCGCTGGAGTTACACAAGCGGCAAATCGACATCAACGTCAACGGTGTCGTCTACGGAACGCACGCCGCCTTCCCCTACCTGAAGGCAACGCCGGGCGCACAGGTGATCAATCTGTGTTCCGCCTCGGCGATCTACGGTCAACCGGAACTCGCCACCTACGGTGCCACCAAGTTCGCCGTGCGCGGCATCACCGAGGCACTCGACCTCGAATGGGCCGAGTACGACATCTCGGTGAAGGCGATGTGGCCGTTGTTCGTCAACACCGCCATGACTGCAGGCGTATCCACGGGCACCACCAACTCGCTCGGTATCAAACTGAGCGCCGACGACGTGTCAGCGAGCATCTTCAAGGCGACTCGTCCCTCGAAGCGGCCGTACCACAAGGTGCATTTCCCGGTCGGCCTGCAATCGAAAGCGCTGTCGCTCGGATCCCGCTTCTCCCCCGCGTGGCTCACTCGTGAGGTCAACCGCAGACTCAGCCACACCTGA
- a CDS encoding aromatic ring-hydroxylating oxygenase subunit alpha has translation MTSTVGTDTPTPLNHELTRRGLDLALANTTDMAPSTLRVPLNYYRDDKLAEVEESEILRRTPLAVIASAQIPQPHDYVVRSVIGDSLLITRDRDGVAHVFLNYCRHRGAMPACGSGNARRFTCPYHAWVYDSNGRLRGVPGKEGFDDIDRDRYGLVELPSEERHGFVWAVLTAGAEIDLDAHLGSMGPELAQWNYQTFGYHDEKILTSEVSWKGALEAFAEGYHFPFVHGQSVIGMNTLANTHVYDEFGAHHRVGFPFNWITDLEGAEPAENWDPAQQMGVIYWVYPNLVLANSPVGVEVIDILPENSATRCTVRHSWMARYPATTDEQRELYADIFSQVHAAVRDEDFAMLPQCGQGVRHGQHDHMVIGRNEIGVQHMIRVMADKLGVSLG, from the coding sequence ATGACTTCGACCGTTGGAACCGACACTCCTACGCCGTTGAACCATGAGTTGACTCGGCGCGGTCTCGACCTCGCCTTGGCCAATACCACCGATATGGCGCCTTCGACACTGCGCGTTCCCCTCAACTACTACCGAGACGACAAGCTCGCCGAGGTCGAAGAGTCCGAGATCCTCCGCCGCACTCCGCTCGCGGTGATCGCGAGCGCCCAGATACCGCAGCCGCACGATTACGTGGTGCGCTCGGTGATTGGTGACTCTCTACTGATCACCCGTGACCGGGACGGTGTGGCGCACGTCTTTCTCAACTATTGCCGCCATCGTGGTGCCATGCCCGCCTGTGGATCGGGCAATGCACGCCGCTTCACCTGCCCCTACCATGCGTGGGTCTACGACTCGAATGGGCGACTCAGGGGAGTTCCCGGTAAAGAGGGTTTCGACGACATCGATCGAGACCGGTACGGACTCGTCGAATTGCCCTCCGAGGAACGACACGGGTTCGTCTGGGCAGTCTTGACCGCGGGCGCTGAGATCGACCTCGACGCTCATCTGGGCAGCATGGGACCTGAACTAGCCCAATGGAATTACCAGACCTTCGGCTATCACGACGAGAAAATCCTCACCTCAGAAGTCAGCTGGAAGGGAGCCCTCGAGGCATTCGCCGAGGGCTACCACTTCCCTTTCGTGCACGGCCAGAGCGTCATCGGGATGAACACGTTGGCGAACACACACGTCTATGACGAGTTCGGCGCTCACCACCGAGTCGGATTTCCCTTCAATTGGATCACCGACCTGGAAGGTGCCGAGCCAGCAGAGAATTGGGATCCAGCGCAGCAAATGGGTGTGATCTATTGGGTGTATCCCAACCTTGTTCTCGCCAACAGCCCAGTGGGCGTCGAAGTGATCGACATCCTTCCGGAGAACTCCGCGACACGATGTACTGTGCGGCACAGTTGGATGGCTCGATACCCCGCCACCACCGACGAACAACGAGAACTGTATGCCGACATCTTCTCCCAAGTTCACGCCGCGGTGCGCGATGAGGACTTCGCCATGCTGCCCCAGTGCGGCCAAGGCGTTCGCCACGGCCAGCATGACCATATGGTGATCGGCCGGAACGAGATCGGGGTGCAGCACATGATCCGGGTAATGGCAGACAAGCTTGGCGTCTCCCTTGGCTGA
- a CDS encoding TetR/AcrR family transcriptional regulator yields MRTHGWGGAAPSSDDEAVARILRAAGEILDEGADEVTILQVAKRLAVTRPTVYRYYSSTDELLEATAAHAADDFLRGLACSVEGITDLTEAVIQALATTVERLHANRRFRVLFSDDFRGKVIPKVTSASAVELGRSIVDEFEVDWSGWGERDKNELVEHMLRTLQSFILDPGDPPRLGDALRDYLRRWVVPVSFTAPPPLAGSRRHR; encoded by the coding sequence GTGCGAACCCATGGGTGGGGCGGAGCCGCGCCGTCGTCCGACGACGAGGCCGTCGCCCGAATCCTGCGCGCAGCCGGCGAGATCCTCGACGAGGGTGCCGACGAGGTCACCATCCTGCAAGTCGCCAAACGGTTGGCCGTCACCCGCCCGACTGTCTACCGCTACTACTCGAGCACCGACGAATTACTCGAGGCCACCGCTGCGCATGCTGCGGACGACTTCCTGCGTGGGCTCGCCTGTTCGGTCGAGGGAATCACCGACCTGACCGAAGCGGTGATCCAGGCATTGGCCACCACTGTTGAACGCCTCCACGCCAATCGGCGTTTCAGGGTTCTCTTCAGCGATGATTTTCGCGGGAAGGTCATCCCGAAGGTCACCTCGGCGTCGGCTGTCGAACTCGGACGATCCATTGTCGACGAGTTCGAGGTCGACTGGAGCGGGTGGGGTGAGCGAGATAAGAACGAGCTCGTCGAGCACATGCTGCGGACGTTGCAATCGTTCATCCTCGACCCGGGCGACCCACCTCGATTGGGAGATGCCCTGCGCGATTATCTTCGCCGGTGGGTTGTCCCGGTGTCATTCACTGCGCCGCCACCCCTTGCAGGATCTCGTCGCCACAGGTAG
- a CDS encoding ATP-binding protein encodes MIPTAEGGFPVDEMSLYSSQSRVGGRSADSSLTAPSATRGPVGNLPHELTSFVGRRHELAESKRLLSASRLVTLTGIGGVGKTRLALRLAQTVHRQFPDGVWLVELGELRDTSLLADVVAAALGVRDRSARPVREVLVDFLDLRRLLLVIDNCEQVIDAVAALAKTLLRACPELKILTTSREPLGIGGEAALRVPPLAAPDPDRPSSLQGLPGYDAVTLFTQRATSSVPDFRLTDDNTGAVARICAHLDGLPLPIELAAARLRAMSVEQILQRLTDRYALLTLGDRAAPSRQQTLRLCIDWSHDLCTPLEQQLWSRLSVFAGTFELDAAEAICGTDIPHSELLDTVASLVDKSILIREQPGAVVRFRMLETLRDYGRENLRQAGGEGELLRRHRDWYHQLVVEAEAHWISPRQLDWITRLAREQPNLREAMEFCISESGDAQPRAGLQIAVALYRFWLSRALFSEGRRWLDRILSTSARTPSTDRMKALYAASVFTEIQGDLPASKALVEESYALAQEMNDPISRALAAHADGLLGLFSGNIPRASALLNEALEIFASSSDLSRRLEILNGLGLAYASLDDMTKAVERYEQALAITSEHGESAYRSHSLWALGLVVWRQGRVEQARELFEESLHLTRLVDDPLTGATCLESLAWIAGVDGQAHRAAVLLGAAEAFGRSVQSTTMLLPRLYRYHEDCERSARETLGRKAFDAARSAGRTMTFAEAVAYALDNTAPDKNSSTREPTSLTKREWEVARLVARGMTNKAIAAELVIAQRTAQGHVEHVLAKLGFTSRAQIAAWVVGHGSHG; translated from the coding sequence ATGATACCGACCGCCGAAGGCGGCTTTCCTGTCGACGAGATGTCGCTGTATTCCAGTCAGTCCCGCGTGGGGGGACGGTCTGCGGATTCCAGCCTGACAGCTCCATCGGCCACTCGCGGCCCCGTCGGCAACCTTCCTCACGAACTGACCAGTTTCGTCGGACGTCGCCACGAGCTGGCCGAGTCGAAACGGCTGCTGTCGGCTTCTCGTCTGGTCACCCTGACCGGTATCGGTGGGGTGGGCAAGACGCGGCTCGCGTTGCGCTTGGCACAGACGGTGCACCGGCAGTTCCCCGACGGCGTGTGGCTGGTCGAACTGGGAGAACTGCGAGACACGTCGTTGCTCGCCGACGTCGTTGCCGCGGCCCTGGGTGTGCGAGACAGGTCGGCGCGGCCGGTGCGGGAGGTGCTGGTGGACTTCCTCGACCTGAGGCGTCTGCTCCTCGTGATCGACAACTGCGAGCAAGTGATCGATGCAGTAGCCGCGCTGGCCAAGACGCTGCTCAGGGCGTGCCCCGAGCTGAAGATTCTCACCACGAGCCGTGAACCCCTCGGTATCGGCGGTGAGGCGGCGCTGCGGGTTCCTCCCCTAGCAGCGCCGGATCCGGACCGTCCGTCCTCATTGCAGGGTCTTCCCGGATACGACGCGGTGACGTTGTTCACCCAACGAGCGACCTCCTCGGTGCCGGATTTCAGGCTGACCGACGACAACACGGGGGCGGTAGCCCGGATCTGCGCCCACCTCGATGGGTTACCCCTGCCCATCGAACTGGCGGCGGCGCGCCTGCGGGCGATGTCCGTCGAGCAGATCCTGCAGCGGTTGACCGACCGCTATGCCTTGCTGACCCTCGGTGACCGGGCCGCACCGAGTCGGCAGCAGACATTGCGGCTGTGCATCGACTGGAGCCATGATCTGTGCACACCACTCGAACAGCAGTTGTGGAGCCGGCTGTCCGTGTTCGCCGGCACCTTCGAGCTCGACGCGGCAGAAGCAATCTGCGGCACCGACATCCCTCATAGCGAACTACTCGACACAGTGGCCTCCCTGGTGGACAAATCGATCCTCATCCGAGAGCAGCCGGGCGCTGTTGTTCGGTTTCGGATGCTCGAGACCCTGCGCGACTACGGCCGCGAGAACCTGCGCCAGGCAGGGGGCGAGGGTGAACTACTCCGACGGCACCGGGATTGGTATCACCAGTTGGTGGTAGAAGCCGAGGCCCACTGGATCAGCCCTCGGCAACTCGACTGGATCACCCGGCTTGCGCGAGAACAACCGAACCTGCGTGAGGCAATGGAATTCTGCATATCCGAATCCGGCGATGCACAGCCTCGTGCAGGACTGCAGATCGCTGTCGCCCTGTATCGGTTCTGGCTCTCGCGAGCTCTGTTCAGCGAGGGCAGGCGGTGGCTCGACCGCATCCTTTCCACCTCGGCGAGAACGCCGAGTACGGATCGAATGAAGGCCCTGTATGCCGCCAGCGTGTTCACCGAAATTCAAGGCGATCTTCCTGCGTCGAAGGCCTTGGTCGAGGAGAGCTACGCCCTGGCTCAGGAGATGAACGACCCGATCTCGCGTGCACTCGCCGCCCACGCCGACGGACTCCTCGGACTGTTCAGCGGCAATATTCCCCGGGCATCCGCACTCCTGAACGAGGCTTTGGAGATATTCGCATCCAGCAGTGACCTGTCGCGACGACTGGAAATTCTCAATGGACTCGGGTTGGCCTACGCCTCGCTCGACGACATGACCAAGGCAGTCGAGCGCTACGAGCAAGCTCTGGCGATCACCAGTGAGCATGGGGAATCAGCCTACCGTTCACATTCACTCTGGGCTTTGGGCCTCGTCGTATGGCGGCAGGGCCGCGTGGAGCAGGCGCGGGAGCTGTTCGAGGAGAGCCTTCATCTGACCCGCCTCGTCGACGACCCGCTGACTGGCGCCACCTGTTTGGAATCGCTCGCGTGGATTGCGGGTGTCGACGGGCAGGCTCACCGCGCCGCGGTGTTACTCGGTGCTGCGGAAGCATTCGGACGCTCCGTCCAGAGCACCACAATGCTGCTCCCCCGCCTTTACAGGTACCACGAAGACTGCGAGCGATCCGCCCGTGAGACCCTCGGCCGAAAAGCGTTCGACGCAGCACGCAGTGCGGGACGAACAATGACCTTCGCCGAAGCAGTCGCCTACGCACTTGACAACACGGCGCCCGACAAAAATTCGTCGACCAGAGAACCTACCTCCCTGACCAAGCGGGAATGGGAGGTCGCCCGACTGGTGGCTCGGGGAATGACCAACAAGGCCATCGCCGCCGAACTCGTCATCGCCCAGCGAACGGCTCAGGGCCACGTCGAGCACGTGCTCGCCAAGCTCGGATTCACTTCCCGCGCGCAGATCGCGGCATGGGTGGTGGGACACGGCAGCCACGGGTGA
- a CDS encoding DAPG hydrolase family protein, with the protein MTRRAALVLGVLVGGTGAAGLRAGAARARPVSAARYRGYSPEDWARPYAKFMADRTLPATPSVAAAYAGPPTPAHEIPEVSTLQTELAATGSSPIETGYGRASSGKVWVAVHTEMPGVTAAMWDWWFGWHSAESARYKLWHPDAHLYAGLAVDNTAEPIPDRAKYIGNASYVDEYIGPKLQQLTIAFQNPLAHGFEVPDDHTTILARVGSAVAPLGVGWLAHQVRPIAGGCEM; encoded by the coding sequence GTGACCCGCCGTGCGGCCCTTGTTCTCGGAGTTCTCGTGGGTGGGACTGGGGCCGCGGGCCTGAGAGCGGGCGCGGCTCGTGCGCGGCCGGTGTCCGCCGCCCGTTATCGCGGCTACTCGCCTGAGGATTGGGCGAGGCCGTATGCGAAGTTCATGGCGGATCGGACGTTGCCCGCTACACCTTCGGTTGCCGCGGCCTACGCCGGCCCGCCGACTCCCGCGCATGAAATCCCGGAAGTCTCGACACTGCAGACCGAACTCGCCGCGACCGGTTCTTCACCGATCGAGACCGGCTATGGCAGGGCAAGTTCGGGCAAGGTGTGGGTGGCCGTGCACACCGAGATGCCGGGCGTCACGGCGGCGATGTGGGACTGGTGGTTCGGCTGGCACTCGGCGGAATCCGCCCGCTACAAGCTGTGGCATCCGGACGCGCACTTATACGCCGGCCTCGCAGTGGACAACACCGCCGAGCCGATCCCTGACCGAGCCAAGTACATCGGGAACGCTTCCTACGTCGACGAGTACATCGGCCCGAAACTACAGCAGTTGACGATCGCGTTCCAGAACCCACTCGCCCACGGCTTCGAGGTGCCCGATGACCACACGACGATCCTGGCTAGAGTCGGCAGTGCTGTCGCCCCCTTGGGCGTCGGATGGCTTGCACACCAGGTCCGTCCGATTGCCGGAGGATGTGAAATGTGA
- a CDS encoding rhodanese-like domain-containing protein: MSFRHYLYRPPTVSAAEAIRLVEDGALVVDVRCQFEWNRVHIPGAVHAPLEEFLDRCLEFPDDRLLITFCTGGIRSAGAANLLVENGFDAVNMSGGLVHWRTAGGPLIAR; the protein is encoded by the coding sequence ATGAGTTTTCGACATTACCTGTACCGGCCGCCGACGGTCAGCGCCGCGGAGGCGATTCGCCTCGTCGAAGATGGCGCGCTCGTTGTCGACGTCCGGTGCCAGTTCGAGTGGAATCGGGTCCACATCCCCGGCGCCGTGCATGCGCCACTGGAGGAATTCCTCGATCGGTGCCTGGAGTTCCCTGATGACCGCCTGCTCATCACTTTCTGCACTGGCGGAATCCGCTCGGCCGGTGCTGCGAACTTGTTGGTCGAGAACGGGTTCGACGCGGTCAACATGAGCGGCGGCCTCGTCCACTGGCGCACTGCGGGCGGGCCACTGATCGCCCGGTGA
- a CDS encoding MarR family winged helix-turn-helix transcriptional regulator: MSELPPFSPTVALLTVGRVWDAAFAEGLKPLGLTTRRYGLLGHIRGTPGISFSELARRSRITVQSAHTAVAAFVESGLVDDGTAHAGAASTLRVTAEGESLLARAAEVVARLDAEFAAQHPELTEALRVHMLRVMSATD; encoded by the coding sequence ATGTCGGAGCTTCCACCTTTCAGTCCCACGGTCGCGCTGCTGACGGTGGGCCGAGTGTGGGATGCCGCGTTCGCCGAGGGGTTGAAGCCGCTCGGGTTGACCACCCGCAGGTACGGGTTGTTGGGGCACATTCGCGGAACGCCGGGTATCTCGTTCAGCGAGCTCGCTCGGCGGTCCCGCATCACTGTGCAGAGCGCTCACACGGCGGTCGCGGCGTTCGTCGAGTCCGGGCTGGTCGACGACGGGACTGCGCACGCCGGGGCTGCATCCACTCTGCGGGTCACGGCGGAGGGTGAATCACTGCTGGCTCGGGCGGCCGAGGTGGTTGCCCGACTCGACGCGGAGTTCGCCGCGCAGCATCCCGAGCTGACCGAGGCCCTGCGGGTGCACATGTTGCGGGTGATGTCGGCCACCGACTGA
- a CDS encoding SDR family oxidoreductase, whose protein sequence is MPTPTVFITGAAAGIGRSTALEFSRAGYLVGAYDIDATGLASLQEAITSAGGRVVTGVLDVTDPEQWEKRLKEFDAEAGGRLDILVNNAGILVAGRFEEMPLELHKRQIDINVNGVVYGTHAAFPYLKATPGAQVINLCSASAIYGQPELATYGATKFAVRGITEALDLEWAEYDISVKAMWPLFVNTAMTAGVSTGTTNSLGIKLSADDVSASIFKATRPSKRPYHKVHFPVGLQSKALSLGSRFSPAWLTREVNRRLSHT, encoded by the coding sequence ATGCCCACTCCAACAGTCTTCATCACCGGCGCTGCAGCCGGGATCGGACGTTCCACTGCCCTCGAATTCTCCCGCGCCGGATACCTCGTCGGTGCCTACGACATCGACGCGACGGGCCTCGCCTCGTTGCAGGAGGCGATCACGTCCGCCGGTGGGCGCGTCGTCACTGGAGTTCTGGACGTCACCGACCCCGAGCAGTGGGAGAAGCGCCTGAAAGAGTTCGACGCCGAAGCGGGTGGTCGCCTCGATATCCTCGTCAACAATGCCGGCATTCTGGTCGCGGGCCGTTTCGAGGAAATGCCGCTGGAGTTACACAAGCGGCAAATCGACATCAACGTCAACGGTGTCGTCTACGGAACGCACGCCGCCTTCCCCTACCTGAAGGCAACGCCGGGCGCACAGGTGATCAATCTGTGTTCCGCCTCGGCGATCTACGGTCAACCGGAACTCGCCACCTACGGTGCCACCAAGTTCGCCGTGCGCGGCATCACCGAGGCACTCGACCTCGAATGGGCCGAGTACGACATCTCGGTGAAGGCGATGTGGCCGTTGTTCGTCAACACCGCCATGACTGCAGGCGTATCCACGGGCACCACCAACTCGCTCGGTATCAAACTGAGCGCCGACGACGTGTCAGCGAGCATCTTCAAGGCGACTCGTCCCTCGAAGCGGCCGTACCACAAGGTGCATTTCCCGGTCGGCCTGCAATCGAAAGCGCTGTCGCTCGGATCCCGCTTCTCCCCCGCGTGGCTCACTCGTGAGGTCAACCGCAGACTCAGCCACACCTAG
- a CDS encoding YiaA/YiaB family inner membrane protein, producing MTPTPTPRTTTAFFVQAGIAFAISFAGSLIGIAYLPIDPWQRGFLCMTLLFLVTSTFTLAKVVRDHQEASTVRVRVDEARLEKLIAEHDPFKAVA from the coding sequence ATGACTCCGACACCGACACCCAGAACGACGACCGCCTTCTTCGTTCAGGCGGGTATCGCCTTTGCCATCAGTTTCGCGGGATCGCTCATCGGAATCGCCTACCTGCCCATCGATCCGTGGCAGCGTGGCTTTCTCTGCATGACGTTGCTGTTCCTGGTGACGAGTACGTTCACGCTCGCCAAGGTGGTGCGTGATCATCAGGAGGCGTCGACGGTACGCGTTCGCGTGGACGAGGCGCGGCTCGAGAAGTTGATTGCCGAACACGACCCGTTCAAGGCGGTGGCCTGA
- a CDS encoding DUF5995 family protein → MSTACGEALTKPELARIIELSDLSTLPDTPSLERLEDEVTRHAEITAVLVRHHDRRGLFSLGLDAVEHSAVMPLQRDPTAFADRRWAPAISSDLLRRYLRNLHAEFTGTAVEPQWERYFSLSKQCSLSPARVAMVGYNAHITIDLARAVASSGTAADDIPDYYEIVDSIARDGDTIVSRTQEIYGADLGPLWRFYFVGEGLDRLAGSDVPSDLLLRAADSGYNTVTLANGFALQSPNSATVAEAEMAALVQATDAALGVLSDFGGL, encoded by the coding sequence GTGAGCACAGCATGTGGTGAGGCACTGACGAAGCCGGAGCTCGCGCGGATCATCGAACTCTCCGACCTGTCGACTCTCCCGGACACCCCGTCACTGGAACGCCTCGAGGACGAGGTAACCCGTCACGCGGAGATCACCGCCGTTCTTGTGCGCCATCACGATCGGCGCGGACTGTTCTCCCTCGGACTCGACGCGGTGGAACACTCTGCGGTGATGCCTCTGCAGCGCGACCCCACTGCGTTCGCGGATCGCCGATGGGCACCTGCGATCAGTTCGGATCTGCTGCGCCGGTATCTCCGCAACCTGCATGCCGAGTTCACGGGCACGGCCGTCGAGCCACAGTGGGAGCGGTACTTCTCGCTGTCGAAGCAGTGCTCGCTGAGTCCCGCCCGTGTCGCGATGGTGGGGTACAACGCGCACATCACGATTGATCTGGCACGGGCAGTTGCGTCTTCCGGCACCGCCGCTGATGACATTCCCGACTACTACGAGATCGTCGATTCCATTGCTCGCGACGGCGACACCATCGTCTCCCGTACCCAAGAAATCTACGGTGCCGATCTCGGGCCTCTGTGGCGGTTCTACTTCGTCGGCGAGGGTCTCGATCGCCTGGCCGGATCCGATGTTCCCTCGGATCTTCTCCTACGCGCTGCGGACAGCGGTTACAACACTGTCACTCTCGCCAATGGCTTCGCATTGCAGTCACCCAACTCGGCGACGGTCGCTGAGGCGGAGATGGCGGCGCTGGTACAGGCAACCGACGCCGCACTGGGAGTCCTGTCCGATTTCGGTGGGCTCTAA